The Leptolyngbya sp. CCY15150 genome contains the following window.
GACCTAATCCGCTCCTATCGCCAACTGCCCGTCAACCTTTACCAGATCCAAACCAAATTCCGCGACGAAATTCGCCCCCGCTTCGGCCTGATGCGCGGCCGCGAATTTATCATGAAAGACGCCTATTCCTTCCATCCCGACACCGACAGCCTGGATCAGACCTACAGCGCCATGCACGACGCCTACTGCAACATTCTGCGGCGTACCGGTCTGGCCTTCCGCGCCGTTGATGCCGACTCCGGAGCGATCGGTGGTTCTGGCTCCCAGGAATTTATGGTGCTAGCCGATGCTGGAGAAGACGAAGTCCTCTACACCGACGATGGCCACTACGCCGCCAACGTCGAAAAAGCCGTCTCCCGCCCCGCTGATGCCCTGCCCTCCGCCTACACCGCCTACGAAAAACTCCAAACCCCTAACACCCCCACCATCGCTAGCCTCTGCGAATTTCTCAACTGCTCCCCCACCCAGATTGTCAAAAACGTCCTGTACCAAGCCACGTTCGACAACGGCCAGGCCGTCCTCGTCTTGGTGAACATTCGCGGCGACCAAGACGTCAATGAAGTCAAGCTCACCAACGAGCTCACCAAACTGGCCCCCACCTACGGCGGCAACACTGTCATTGCCCTCACCGTACCCGATGCCGACCAGCAGAAAACCTGGGCCGCCAAACCCCTGCCCCTCGGCTACATTTCCCCCGGTCTGGCCGACGACTACATTCAACCCACCGCCAACCTCGCGCCCAAATTCCTGCGCTTGATGGATCAAACCGCTACCGATCTGGAAAACTTTGTCACCGGCTCCGATGAGTCCGGCTACCACGTTGTGGGAGCCAACTGGGGCAGCGAAGTTCCTCGGCCCACAACCGTCGTCGATGTGCGCACAGCCCAGGTTGGCGATCGCGCCCTCCATGACCCCAGCCAACTCCTAAAAAGCGCGCGCGGCATCGAAATCGGCCACATTTTCAAACTGGGCACCAAATATTCCCAAGCCCTAGGAGCCACCTATACCAACGAACAGGGCGAAGACCTGCCCTTGGTCATGGGCTGCTACGGCGTCGGTGTTTCCCGCCTCGCCCAGGCCGCCGTCGAGCAATCCTACGACAAAGATGGCATCATCTGGCCGGTGGCGATCGCCCCCTACCATGCCATCGTCGTCGTGCCCAACGTCACCGATGCCGACCAAATGGCCGCTGCCGAACAGCTCTACGCCGACCTCAACGCCGCCGGGGTGGAAACCCTCCTAGATGATCGGGATGAACGAGCTGGCGTCAAATTCAAAGACTCCGAACTCGTGGGCATTCCCTTCCGCGTCGTCACCGGGCGATCGCTCAAGCAAGGTAAGGTAGAAGTCGTCCAACGCGCCGACCGTAGCTCCCAAGAGCTAGCCCTCGCCGATGTTGTCCCCACCCTCAAACAATGGGTTGCCGACGCCCTTAACGCCTGATGGAACTGATCACCGTCCTGCTCACTGGCTTCATCAGCGTCCTCTCCGCTGGCGGGGTGGTGATCGACCAAGTCACCACCACCGCCCTTGAGGATCAGCTTCACGATGCCGAACAGCTTGACGTCCGCATCGACAACACCCCCAGCTACCAGTTGGTGAACGGCACCCTCGATCGCGTCCGCATCGCTGGCCGCGGCCTCTACCCCGTCGAAGACGTGCGCATCCACCTCCTCGACATCGAAACCGATCCCATCCACCTCAATGCCCCCGACCTGCGCCGTGGCACCCTCACCCTAGAGGAACCCCTACGCGCCGCCCTGCGTCTGGTGATCACACAGGATGACCTAGACCGGGCCCTCACCTCGCCCTACGTCCTAGACCAACTGCGATCGCTCACCCAGTCCCTCAGCAACGACGAAGCTGCCCTTGAGGATTTTCTCAATCCCCAACTCCAATTCATCGGCAATAACCGCCTGCGCCTCGACGTTGTGTTGCAAAGTGATACAGATCCAGTGGCGATCGCCGCCGAATTTACCCTGAGATTACAATCCGGATCTAGGCTAGAGGTAGCGGATCTGGATCTGAGCATCGACGATCAGCCCGTCCCGGACACCATCACCAACGCCGTTGACCAGATCCTAGAACAACAGCTCGACCTGAGCCGTCTAGAAGACCAGGGCATCATCGCCCGTTACCTTCAGCTCGACATCCAAGCAGACCAACTGAGCCTTGTTGGTTTCCTCATGATCGAGCCCGCCGACTAGTTTTACCAAGGAGTCCCCCATGACTGAAGATCGTCACGTTTCCCGTTCCTCCATCACCGCCATCCCCCGCAAACTTCTCATCGCTATCCTGGCCGGCCTACTCCTCGTCGGCGGTGGCACCATCTGGTGGCGCGTGGCCACATTCCAATCAGCCGAAACGACCGTCCAAGATCCTGACCCCGACACCGTTACCCCCGACCCCGCTCAGGAGATTGAAACCCAAGCCTACCTGCTCACCCTCGACGGCGACGCCATCCTGCTCAGCCCTAGCGCGATCACAATTCCAGATGGCGACCCCGAAACAGTTTTAACCAGCACCTTCGAGCAACTGTTATCCGGCAATCTCAACACCGATAACGTGTTCACCGCCATCCCCGACGGCACCACCCTCCAGTCACTTTCCGTTGAAGATGACGGCGTTTACCTCAGCCTCTCCCCCGAATTTACCCAAGGCGGCGGCAGCGCCTCCATGCAAGGTCGCCTCGGACAGGTGATCTACACCGCCACCAGCCTTGATGCCGATGCCGCTGTATGGATTTCCGTCGATGGCGAACCCCTAGAACTTCTCGGCGGCGAAGGACTGATCGTCGATCAACCCATGACCCGCACCGACTTTGATCAAAACTTCTCCTTGTAATCACCAAGCTGGCCAAGAGACGTAACGTCAAGAGAGCAGCCTTGATGGACTGACTTGCAACAGCCAGCGTCAGGTAAGGTGTGAACTTGTCCCTAAGGCATTGCTGAATCGATAGATGATTTGCCCTCATCCCCAGCCCTTCTCCCCAGGGAGAAGGGAGCTAAAACTCCTGTCCCCTCTCTCTAGGTACGTTGTCACCCGTTCAGTTGATCGACAGGTAAGGTGAGTCCTACCGATCAACATGGGTTAACCAGAATGCTAGGTGCGCGGTTGGGGATCAGGGTCGATGGATGGATGACTATGGACAGGCGTAGCAGATTCTTCCTCAAGGCGATCGCTCCCCAGCCAGCGGCCCATACGCCACTGAAAACCATCGATGTAGGTAAAAATCACCGGGACGACCACCAGGGTAAGTAGCGTAGCAGTGACCATGCCGCCAATAACAGCGATCGCCATAGGACTGCGGGTTTCAGCATCTGCACCAATTTCCAGGGCAATGGGTATCATACCCGCGATAGTGGAAAAGGTAGTCATCAAGATCGGCCGCAGGCGCGATACACCGGATTCCATCACGGCTCGGAACTGGGGCATCCCATAGTCTCGCTGATTAGCTAGGGCTGAATCTACCAGCAAAATGGCATTTTTGGTCACCAACCCCATGAGCAATACGATGCCGATGAGGGCAAATAACCCAAGCTCTTTCTGAGTGATCATCAAGGCAATTAACGCGCCACCGAGGGATAAGGGTAGGGCGGTTAAAATCACAAAGGGATAGAGAAATCCGTTGTAGAGCAACACTAAGATAGCGTAGATACAGAGGACACCCGTACCCAGAGCCTGGAGGAATCGCGAGAAAATATCTCGCATAATTTCCGCATCCCCGGCGGGTCGCTGGGCAACCTCCGGCGGGAGGTTTTGCAGGGCGGGCAGGGTCTCGACCTGGGCAAAGGCTTCTCCAAGGGATAGACCTTCTAGGTTGGCACCGAGGGTGACCTGCCGAGCCCGGTCAAAGCGCTCGATGGTGGCAGGGCCGCTACCGAGACGAATATCGGCAACGGCAGATAGGGACACCATCGCACCAGACTGACTGGGAATCCGCAGGTTGCGCAGGGTGTCGAGATCACTACGGGTGTCTGGATTAAGCTGCACGCGAATGGGAATTTGGCGATCGGGGAGGTCAAACTTGGCGGAGTTGGCGTCGGTGGCCCCAATCGTTGCAATGGATGCCGTGCGGGCGATCGCTTGCACCGTGACGCCCAAGTCGGCTGCTCGTTGGGGATCGGGCACAATCAAAATTTCTGGACGCACTTGGCTAGCACTGGAGTTGACGTCCACGAGACCCGTGACCTGTCGCATCTGTTGTTCAAGGGCGATCGCTGTCTCGGTGAGGGCATCAGCATTTTCGCTGGTGAGCACCAATCTGAGGTCTTGGCTGTTGCCCGCCGCTCCCTGGCTTTCAAAGCTAATGCGAGCGCCGGGGATTTGGCCAAACTGCTGCCGCATCTCACGCTCAAACTCTGGTTGCCGCACCTGTCGCTCGGCGCGAGGTTTGAGGTTAATGGTTAGCTTAGCTGCATCGGAGCCATCACCCCCTACTTCCACCAACACGGACGCCACCGCCGGATGCTCTTGCACCTGCTGGGTGACCCGTTGAGCCAAGCGATCGGTCTCGCTGAGAGGCGATCCGGGGGGCAACTCAATCGATACCGTACTCAAGCCCGTATCCCCAGCGCTGAAGAGACCCGTGGGAATGAGGGGCACCAGTTGCAGGCTACCGATGAAAAAGAGTAGGGCGATCGCTAAGGTCACCAACCGATGGCGTAATGCCCAGGTAATAATGCCTCGATAGGTACGGGGGCGCGATCGCGATGGAGTCGCTACTTCTGGGGAAAAGCGGGCGCGCGGTGCCTGGGTACTCGGTTTGAGCAGATAGGCGGCCATCATGGGTGTCACTGTGACGGCGACCAGGGTAGAAAACATCGTGGCCACGGCTACTGTAATGCCGAAGGGCTGGAAAAACTGACCGGGCACGCCCCCCATGAAAGCTACGGGCACAAA
Protein-coding sequences here:
- the proS gene encoding proline--tRNA ligase, giving the protein MRLSQMLFVTLREDPAEAEIPSHKLLLRAGYIRRIGSGLYAYLPFMWRVLQKVSQIVREEMNATGAQECLLPQLQPAELWRESGRWDTYTQAEGIMFALGDRQERELGLGPTHEEVITAIARDLIRSYRQLPVNLYQIQTKFRDEIRPRFGLMRGREFIMKDAYSFHPDTDSLDQTYSAMHDAYCNILRRTGLAFRAVDADSGAIGGSGSQEFMVLADAGEDEVLYTDDGHYAANVEKAVSRPADALPSAYTAYEKLQTPNTPTIASLCEFLNCSPTQIVKNVLYQATFDNGQAVLVLVNIRGDQDVNEVKLTNELTKLAPTYGGNTVIALTVPDADQQKTWAAKPLPLGYISPGLADDYIQPTANLAPKFLRLMDQTATDLENFVTGSDESGYHVVGANWGSEVPRPTTVVDVRTAQVGDRALHDPSQLLKSARGIEIGHIFKLGTKYSQALGATYTNEQGEDLPLVMGCYGVGVSRLAQAAVEQSYDKDGIIWPVAIAPYHAIVVVPNVTDADQMAAAEQLYADLNAAGVETLLDDRDERAGVKFKDSELVGIPFRVVTGRSLKQGKVEVVQRADRSSQELALADVVPTLKQWVADALNA
- a CDS encoding DUF2993 domain-containing protein; translated protein: MELITVLLTGFISVLSAGGVVIDQVTTTALEDQLHDAEQLDVRIDNTPSYQLVNGTLDRVRIAGRGLYPVEDVRIHLLDIETDPIHLNAPDLRRGTLTLEEPLRAALRLVITQDDLDRALTSPYVLDQLRSLTQSLSNDEAALEDFLNPQLQFIGNNRLRLDVVLQSDTDPVAIAAEFTLRLQSGSRLEVADLDLSIDDQPVPDTITNAVDQILEQQLDLSRLEDQGIIARYLQLDIQADQLSLVGFLMIEPAD
- a CDS encoding GerMN domain-containing protein, encoding MTEDRHVSRSSITAIPRKLLIAILAGLLLVGGGTIWWRVATFQSAETTVQDPDPDTVTPDPAQEIETQAYLLTLDGDAILLSPSAITIPDGDPETVLTSTFEQLLSGNLNTDNVFTAIPDGTTLQSLSVEDDGVYLSLSPEFTQGGGSASMQGRLGQVIYTATSLDADAAVWISVDGEPLELLGGEGLIVDQPMTRTDFDQNFSL
- a CDS encoding efflux RND transporter permease subunit, which codes for MQLSAWSIRKPVPTLVGILVFMVAGLMAFTQLGIDSNPNIDIPAVSITVTQAGAGPSELETQVTRKVEDAVAGLGNIDDINSVVTDGSSTTTISFVLGTDSDRATNDVRNAIAQIRQDLPEEINEPVVQRLEFAGGPIMTYVVTSEQQSVEQLSNLVDRTISRELLSVPGVSQIRRVGGLDREIRINLSPERLQALGITATQVNDQVRALNVDLPGGRSDAGGSENNIRTLGSADTVEALSAYPIGLPAGGTVPLNALGQVEDSFGEVRQQARFVDTALQSEALPVVAFSVLRSTGSTLVSVEEGVRAAVERLQTTLPEDVRLELVVTQADPIRQSSAATQGALVMGSILTVIVVGLFLRDWRPTLITALALPLSIVPTFLVMRSLDYTLNGMTLLALALAMGNLVDDAICMIENIDQHLQMGKKPMRAALDASAEIGFAVIATTATIVAVFVPVAFMGGVPGQFFQPFGITVAVATMFSTLVAVTVTPMMAAYLLKPSTQAPRARFSPEVATPSRSRPRTYRGIITWALRHRLVTLAIALLFFIGSLQLVPLIPTGLFSAGDTGLSTVSIELPPGSPLSETDRLAQRVTQQVQEHPAVASVLVEVGGDGSDAAKLTINLKPRAERQVRQPEFEREMRQQFGQIPGARISFESQGAAGNSQDLRLVLTSENADALTETAIALEQQMRQVTGLVDVNSSASQVRPEILIVPDPQRAADLGVTVQAIARTASIATIGATDANSAKFDLPDRQIPIRVQLNPDTRSDLDTLRNLRIPSQSGAMVSLSAVADIRLGSGPATIERFDRARQVTLGANLEGLSLGEAFAQVETLPALQNLPPEVAQRPAGDAEIMRDIFSRFLQALGTGVLCIYAILVLLYNGFLYPFVILTALPLSLGGALIALMITQKELGLFALIGIVLLMGLVTKNAILLVDSALANQRDYGMPQFRAVMESGVSRLRPILMTTFSTIAGMIPIALEIGADAETRSPMAIAVIGGMVTATLLTLVVVPVIFTYIDGFQWRMGRWLGSDRLEEESATPVHSHPSIDPDPQPRT